A region from the Candidatus Hydrogenedentota bacterium genome encodes:
- a CDS encoding type II toxin-antitoxin system VapC family toxin codes for MKPRLYLETTIPSYLVSWPSRDLVIAGHQQITKEWWRKRRHAFEIYVSQFVLDEAKAGDKKAARERLQAIAGLRSLDITPEVGTLAAELLASGVMPKKAAIDATHIAIAAVHAMDFLMTWNCVHLANAAISKKVAKICSQNGFECPVICTPEELMGA; via the coding sequence ATGAAGCCCAGGTTGTATCTCGAAACCACCATTCCGAGCTATCTCGTCTCATGGCCGAGCCGCGATCTTGTTATCGCGGGACACCAGCAAATCACAAAGGAATGGTGGAGGAAACGTCGCCATGCCTTCGAGATTTACGTGTCCCAGTTCGTACTTGACGAGGCCAAAGCAGGAGACAAGAAGGCGGCGCGCGAAAGGCTACAAGCGATTGCGGGCCTGCGATCGCTGGATATCACTCCGGAAGTTGGCACGCTGGCGGCCGAACTCTTGGCTTCCGGTGTCATGCCGAAGAAAGCGGCAATCGATGCGACGCATATAGCTATTGCCGCGGTCCACGCGATGGACTTCCTGATGACGTGGAACTGTGTGCATTTGGCGAACGCAGCCATATCGAAGAAGGTGGCAAAGATTTGCTCGCAAAACGGTTTCGAGTGCCCGGTAATTTGCACGCCGGAAGAATTGATGGGAGCTTGA
- a CDS encoding 50S ribosomal protein L9, translating to MKVILCENVPNLGEMGTTVKVAPGYARNYLLPRKLAVPAESGSAKQIEHELRNIKRREEKVRAHLAEEAKKLASISIEIKAKAGEEGKIFGSVTNVQIAEALRPLGYAVDRKSIHIDEPIRSLGAHEVSVKLMRGIEAKVTVNVVKDEEEVPVVETIVAEAPAAEAAEVEVVEEEAGE from the coding sequence ATGAAAGTAATTCTGTGCGAGAACGTGCCGAACCTCGGCGAAATGGGGACTACCGTTAAAGTCGCGCCGGGCTATGCGCGCAATTACCTGCTGCCGCGCAAGCTCGCGGTGCCCGCCGAGTCCGGCAGCGCCAAGCAGATCGAACACGAGCTGCGCAACATCAAGCGGCGCGAGGAAAAGGTCCGCGCGCACCTCGCCGAAGAAGCGAAGAAGCTCGCGTCCATTTCCATCGAGATCAAGGCCAAGGCCGGCGAAGAAGGCAAGATATTCGGTTCCGTCACCAACGTGCAAATCGCCGAAGCGCTTCGACCGCTCGGATATGCCGTTGACCGCAAGAGCATTCATATCGACGAACCCATCCGCTCGCTCGGCGCGCACGAAGTTAGTGTTAAACTAATGCGCGGCATCGAGGCGAAGGTCACCGTCAATGTCGTGAAGGACGAGGAGGAAGTCCCCGTCGTCGAGACGATTGTCGCGGAAGCGCCCGCGGCGGAAGCAGCCGAAGTCGAAGTAGTGGAGGAGGAGGCCGGGGAATAA
- the rfbB gene encoding dTDP-glucose 4,6-dehydratase yields the protein MNRIVVTGGAGFIGSCYVRFALKTYPDVHVVTVDKLTYAGNLDNLKEVDPKRHTFVKADIADAAAMEKAMEGCDAVVNFAADSHVDRSIMEASDFIATNVRGVHNILEAAKKLGTQRILLVSTDEVYGSIAQGSFKETDPLNPRNPYSASKAGGELLGMSYFHTFNLPVIVTRGSNTYGPYQYPEKVMPLFVTNAIDNEPLPLYGDGKNVRDWLFVEDHARGIDHALRHGEPGNVYNIAGENERENVVLTHRILKEVGKGADLIKPVKDRAGHDRRYSIDSHKLKALGWKPLMNWDDGVALTVKWYKDNEWWWRPIKSGAFREYYKRQYEDREKAG from the coding sequence ATGAACCGCATTGTCGTGACCGGGGGCGCCGGCTTTATCGGATCGTGCTACGTCCGCTTTGCGCTGAAGACCTATCCTGACGTTCACGTCGTCACGGTTGACAAACTCACCTACGCCGGCAACCTCGATAATCTGAAGGAAGTCGATCCGAAACGCCACACGTTTGTGAAGGCCGACATCGCGGACGCCGCCGCGATGGAAAAAGCGATGGAAGGGTGTGATGCCGTCGTAAACTTCGCCGCCGACAGCCACGTCGATCGCAGCATCATGGAAGCGAGCGATTTCATCGCGACGAACGTCCGCGGCGTTCACAACATTCTTGAAGCCGCGAAGAAACTCGGCACACAGCGCATCCTGCTTGTCTCGACGGACGAGGTCTACGGCAGCATCGCGCAGGGGTCGTTCAAAGAAACCGATCCCCTCAATCCGCGCAATCCCTACTCCGCGAGCAAGGCCGGCGGCGAGCTGCTCGGCATGTCGTACTTTCACACGTTCAATCTCCCCGTGATCGTCACACGCGGATCGAACACCTATGGCCCGTACCAGTATCCCGAAAAAGTCATGCCTCTTTTCGTCACCAACGCGATTGACAACGAACCCCTTCCGCTCTACGGCGACGGCAAAAACGTGCGCGACTGGTTGTTCGTCGAAGACCACGCCCGCGGCATCGATCATGCGTTGCGCCATGGCGAACCGGGCAACGTGTACAACATCGCGGGCGAGAACGAACGCGAAAACGTCGTACTTACGCATCGCATACTCAAGGAAGTGGGGAAGGGCGCCGATCTCATCAAGCCCGTGAAGGACCGCGCGGGGCACGACCGTCGTTACTCGATCGATTCGCACAAGCTGAAAGCGCTCGGATGGAAGCCGCTCATGAATTGGGACGACGGCGTCGCGCTCACGGTGAAGTGGTACAAAGACAACGAATGGTGGTGGCGGCCCATTAAGAGCGGTGCATTTAGAGAGTACTACAAGCGCCAGTACGAGGATCGCGAGAAGGCGGGCTAA
- the rfbD gene encoding dTDP-4-dehydrorhamnose reductase: MRVLIFGAGGQLGRDLLRVFQADSTVIGLTRSQLNIVEGEAVRLAVRDARPDLVLNAAAYTDVEKAEDDERGAFHVNANGAQRIAEAAAAIEVPVVYFSTDFVFDGTKREPYTPEDKTSPKSVYAKSKLRGEENSRWGNPQSFVIRTAWLYGPGGNNFVEKILTAAKSRPSLRVVDDEVGSPTYTRDLAMATLALVKTKAYGIYHGVNNGSCSRYEFAQAIVREAGLDTPIEPCSANEYPMKAARPAYSVLSNKKLESASGIVMPDWRDGLARYMKQRENTE; the protein is encoded by the coding sequence ATGCGCGTATTAATTTTCGGGGCAGGCGGCCAACTCGGGCGCGACCTGCTCCGCGTGTTTCAGGCGGACTCCACCGTCATTGGGTTGACCCGTTCCCAACTCAACATTGTTGAGGGCGAGGCGGTGCGCCTTGCCGTTCGCGACGCACGGCCCGATCTCGTGTTGAACGCCGCCGCGTATACCGACGTCGAAAAGGCGGAGGACGACGAGCGCGGCGCGTTCCATGTCAACGCAAACGGCGCACAGCGCATCGCGGAAGCGGCGGCGGCGATCGAGGTGCCGGTCGTGTATTTCAGCACCGACTTCGTGTTCGACGGCACCAAGCGCGAGCCGTACACGCCGGAAGACAAAACCTCGCCGAAAAGCGTCTACGCAAAATCGAAACTCCGCGGGGAAGAGAACTCCCGCTGGGGCAACCCGCAGTCCTTCGTAATCCGCACCGCGTGGCTCTACGGCCCCGGCGGCAACAACTTCGTGGAGAAAATCCTGACGGCGGCGAAGTCGCGCCCCTCGTTGCGCGTTGTCGACGACGAAGTCGGATCGCCCACGTACACGCGCGACCTCGCAATGGCCACGCTCGCGCTCGTGAAAACGAAGGCCTACGGCATCTACCACGGCGTCAATAACGGCAGTTGCTCCCGATACGAGTTTGCGCAGGCGATTGTGCGGGAGGCCGGCCTTGACACACCGATAGAGCCGTGTTCCGCGAACGAGTACCCGATGAAAGCGGCGCGTCCCGCCTATTCGGTGTTGTCAAACAAGAAATTGGAATCCGCGAGTGGTATCGTCATGCCCGACTGGCGCGACGGCCTGGCGCGCTATATGAAGCAGAGGGAGAACACCGAATGA
- a CDS encoding DUF2232 domain-containing protein: protein MPYPGLWTLLFAVTALFNLLPNPLSVLTVSCPALLYVVPVAVYTHFREWRRAAGLIAGAPLAALAGCGLLIAAMPGRGDANSVQLSTAQIAGMVAMTSANAVVVAALGLPIGVGTGRGWSYGRVVAAAAAAVTAVVGTYLALCWDAFNRIIDSMIALFVEQLNTNAANLDREIVDRQLESIRWFGQNKFAFVVGVEFAVYLALTCAFVSITAIVLRRRFADPGPVGAFRDMHPPDWLVWVGIVTALAWFVDREYGGFELRFVTWNVAVGLSSIYFLNGCAIFLYGLQVLAPSLFLIAMLVVVFLMSGLYPALSFIGLFDTWANFRMRMDRLAEAIRNAQSGES from the coding sequence ATGCCGTACCCCGGCCTGTGGACGCTGCTGTTCGCGGTCACGGCGCTGTTCAACCTGCTGCCGAACCCGCTGTCGGTGTTGACGGTGAGTTGCCCCGCGCTCTTGTACGTGGTGCCTGTTGCGGTCTATACGCATTTTCGCGAATGGCGCAGGGCCGCGGGACTGATTGCCGGCGCCCCGTTGGCCGCGCTTGCAGGGTGCGGACTGCTGATAGCCGCCATGCCCGGGCGGGGCGACGCGAACAGCGTGCAGCTATCGACCGCGCAGATTGCCGGCATGGTCGCGATGACATCGGCGAATGCCGTAGTCGTCGCCGCGCTGGGGCTGCCCATTGGCGTTGGTACCGGGCGCGGCTGGAGCTACGGACGCGTAGTTGCGGCAGCCGCGGCGGCGGTAACCGCCGTGGTCGGAACGTACCTCGCGCTGTGTTGGGATGCGTTTAATCGCATCATCGACTCGATGATCGCACTATTTGTGGAACAGTTGAATACAAACGCCGCGAACCTCGATCGAGAAATCGTCGATCGCCAGCTCGAAAGCATTCGCTGGTTCGGGCAGAACAAGTTCGCGTTCGTCGTGGGCGTCGAATTCGCCGTGTACCTTGCGCTGACGTGTGCATTTGTTTCGATCACCGCAATCGTTTTGCGGCGGCGCTTTGCCGATCCCGGGCCCGTCGGCGCGTTTCGAGACATGCACCCCCCCGATTGGCTTGTATGGGTGGGAATCGTGACTGCGCTGGCGTGGTTCGTCGATCGCGAGTACGGCGGGTTCGAATTGCGCTTCGTGACTTGGAACGTGGCCGTAGGATTGAGCTCAATCTACTTTTTGAATGGGTGTGCAATCTTCCTATACGGCTTGCAGGTATTGGCGCCGAGTCTGTTCTTAATCGCGATGCTCGTGGTCGTGTTCCTGATGTCGGGACTATACCCGGCGTTGAGCTTTATTGGCCTCTTCGATACGTGGGCGAATTTCCGCATGCGGATGGATCGGCTTGCTGAAGCCATCCGAAATGCGCAGTCGGGAGAGAGCTAG
- a CDS encoding 30S ribosomal protein S18, protein MARFAVKAKARAKKKKKKAMSRNKVCRLTVDRVVYIDYKDIGLLKHYVTERGKIIPRRITGATARHQRMLTRAIKLARQIAMLPYVAD, encoded by the coding sequence ATGGCTCGATTTGCTGTGAAGGCGAAAGCGCGCGCCAAGAAGAAGAAGAAGAAGGCGATGTCGCGCAACAAGGTTTGCCGGTTGACGGTGGACCGCGTCGTCTATATTGATTACAAAGACATCGGTCTGCTCAAGCACTACGTGACGGAGCGCGGCAAGATCATTCCGCGCCGCATCACCGGCGCGACCGCGCGGCACCAGCGCATGCTGACCCGCGCGATCAAGTTGGCGCGGCAGATCGCCATGTTGCCCTACGTGGCCGACTAG
- the dnaB gene encoding replicative DNA helicase, with product MLLNPEAVGTAIEILKDDAASVFYAEPHQLVYNAIVGLYRDATPVDVVTLMERLSRDDAVEKAGGPSYIADLAGVVPTSANVEHYAKIVLDAAVLRRLITACSTLAGEAYESPGDVNALLDKAEAAMFSIAETRQLSPIFPVGELVPDAIDRIEAIIRSHKGYTGVPSGFHELDQMLSGFQPSDMIVLAARPSVGKTAFSLNIASHVAIHEKKAVLVFSLEMSKEQLVQRLLCMAGGIDSQRLRSGYLARNEFPKVQLGANKLSAAPIFIDDTPNISILELRSKARRHAAQHNLDLVVIDYLQLMRAPGRTESRQTEIAEISRSIKGIARELRVPVIALSQLSREAEKDDTGAPKLSHLRESGAIEQDADVVIMLSRPPAYKRQGGGEDDDEGGGGGHEKLIHVNVAKQRNGPTGKLDLFFDRNTQRFQDPAAGGAEAPPYVPGARDDEPPYDVDEPADEDEGIPF from the coding sequence ATGCTGCTCAACCCCGAAGCCGTCGGCACGGCCATCGAGATTCTGAAAGACGATGCGGCCAGCGTGTTCTACGCTGAGCCGCATCAGCTTGTTTATAACGCGATTGTCGGACTGTACCGCGACGCCACGCCCGTGGACGTCGTCACGCTCATGGAGCGCCTGAGCCGCGACGACGCGGTCGAAAAAGCCGGCGGCCCAAGTTACATCGCGGACCTCGCGGGCGTAGTCCCCACCTCCGCAAACGTCGAGCACTACGCCAAGATTGTGCTCGATGCCGCCGTCCTGCGCCGCCTGATTACCGCGTGCAGCACGCTGGCGGGCGAGGCCTACGAATCGCCCGGCGATGTGAACGCGCTCCTCGACAAGGCCGAAGCGGCGATGTTCTCCATCGCGGAGACGCGCCAGCTCAGTCCTATCTTCCCTGTCGGCGAACTGGTGCCCGATGCCATCGATCGCATCGAGGCGATCATCCGCTCGCACAAGGGCTACACCGGGGTGCCCTCCGGATTTCACGAACTCGACCAGATGCTTTCCGGGTTCCAACCCTCGGACATGATTGTGCTCGCGGCGCGTCCCTCGGTAGGCAAGACCGCGTTTTCGCTCAACATCGCGTCGCACGTCGCGATACACGAGAAGAAGGCGGTGCTGGTCTTCAGCCTTGAAATGTCGAAGGAACAACTCGTGCAGCGCCTGCTGTGCATGGCCGGCGGCATCGATTCGCAACGCCTGCGATCCGGCTATCTTGCGCGCAACGAATTTCCAAAAGTCCAGCTCGGCGCGAACAAACTCAGCGCCGCGCCGATCTTCATCGACGATACCCCGAATATCAGCATCCTCGAACTGCGATCGAAGGCGCGCCGACATGCGGCGCAGCACAATCTCGATCTCGTCGTGATCGACTATCTCCAGCTCATGCGCGCGCCCGGCCGCACCGAAAGCCGCCAGACGGAGATTGCCGAAATCTCGCGCTCGATCAAGGGTATCGCGCGCGAACTCCGCGTCCCCGTCATCGCGCTGTCGCAACTCAGCCGCGAGGCCGAGAAAGACGACACCGGCGCGCCCAAGCTCTCGCATCTGCGCGAATCCGGCGCCATCGAGCAGGACGCCGATGTCGTGATCATGTTGTCGCGCCCGCCCGCGTACAAGCGTCAGGGCGGGGGAGAGGACGACGACGAGGGTGGCGGTGGCGGACACGAAAAGCTGATCCACGTCAATGTCGCGAAACAGCGTAACGGCCCGACCGGCAAACTCGATTTGTTTTTCGACCGCAACACGCAGCGCTTCCAGGACCCCGCCGCGGGCGGCGCCGAAGCCCCGCCCTACGTGCCCGGCGCGCGCGACGACGAACCGCCGTACGACGTCGACGAACCCGCCGACGAAGACGAAGGTATTCCTTTCTGA